In Cydia fagiglandana chromosome 3, ilCydFagi1.1, whole genome shotgun sequence, the following are encoded in one genomic region:
- the LOC134680470 gene encoding uncharacterized protein LOC134680470 — MGNKQLIKKKTSRKRQLRRFQQTMEQTKRRKLDNFTAEDDTISLDYIELQNMEMESPISSKLKVSQNNDEATSSNILNPRIAQVDDTYRVPSLLEEEDTHELQISFDLEEELPDKTVGRRIVAISNFFTKLQSICNHGPLGCGIQEMQLVGEVKHGHN; from the exons ATGGGTAACAAGCAACTCATTAAAAAGAAGACATCTCGAAAAAGACAACTCAGAAGATTCCAACAAACAATGGAACAAAC GAAAAGAAGAAAATTGGATAATTTCACAGCCGAAGATGATACTATATCTTTAGACTACATCGA ACTGCAAAATATGGAAATGGAATCTCCGATTTCATCAAAGTTGAAAGTCAGTCAAAATAACGA TGAGGCGACCAGCTCAAACATTTTGAACCCACGCATTgcacaggtggatgacacttatCGGGTTCCTAGTCTATTAGAGGAAGAAGATACCCATGAG ttacaAATATCGTTCGATTTGGAAGAAGAGCTTCCTGACAAAACCGTCGGTCGAAGAATTGTTGCAAttagtaatttttttacaaaattacaaTCGATTTGCAATCATGGACCCTTAGGATGCGGTATTCAAGAAATGCAGTTGGTTGGAGAAGTAAAACATGGGCAtaattga